Proteins from one Bacteroidales bacterium genomic window:
- a CDS encoding tail fiber domain-containing protein, giving the protein MKQKFLLFNLFFGIILNAFSQSIWLNVDDYGAVGNGNTDDSQIINKVLNKCNGIVCLSSGKTYLINSTLIINDNKYLYIPSGTILLYSGPDNTPAITINRGGTLEGYGKLKSNNGIINNKHYGLLISSSESKVDFGTIFGFKYGVYLWGNGQGCAYNNIKIREIQKCVQAVKLYASNKGWVNQNYIHIDRVHMWTGYYNYPFWLNTYGIHMDYDSTTTHIPNANRFSGSIENVNTGIRLCGKWNRLDGLRLELPTERKVEIDKVAGSNWWFGELDKIDWDKNIIGNKNRRALQTFGVDGLSIFNQYGLETRGVIKLNGIHPTSPPKKNWKIYHNAYSNADYGLYFNYNNKNKLRITDDGEDRGTFMFTGFIKLNGFNANDVPDNYWTIYHNAGGNSDYGLIFKDNNKRYLTLRNSCVGIGENAGSPAYTLHVAGNSYCTSGQWIGSDLKLKKNIRSINNAMKMVNTLEGKRYELKSAYTKNTFVNNYTYGLIANEVKELIPELVSYDSISDLLALNYDGFIPILIEAIKEQQNEIEELKIEISKINQELESFKDINTATDIKDNSKIELKQNVPNPFNKNTIIDVFIPNDIKSAMLIICDLRGTQIQNYEITLRGNTSITIYGYTLNTGMYLYSLIANNKLVDTKQMILTE; this is encoded by the coding sequence ATGAAACAAAAATTCTTACTATTTAATCTGTTTTTTGGAATTATACTTAATGCTTTTTCTCAAAGCATTTGGTTAAATGTTGATGATTATGGTGCAGTTGGAAATGGAAATACAGACGATAGCCAGATTATTAATAAAGTATTAAATAAGTGTAATGGAATAGTATGTTTATCTTCAGGAAAAACATATTTAATTAATTCAACTTTAATTATTAATGATAATAAGTATTTATATATACCATCAGGAACTATACTTTTATATTCTGGCCCAGATAATACTCCTGCTATTACCATTAACAGAGGGGGAACCCTAGAAGGATATGGAAAATTGAAAAGTAATAATGGAATTATTAACAATAAGCATTATGGATTACTTATTTCAAGTAGTGAATCTAAAGTAGATTTTGGGACTATTTTTGGCTTCAAATATGGAGTATATTTATGGGGAAATGGACAAGGATGCGCATATAATAATATAAAAATTAGAGAAATTCAGAAATGTGTACAAGCAGTTAAGCTTTATGCTTCCAATAAAGGTTGGGTAAATCAAAACTATATACACATAGATAGAGTTCATATGTGGACAGGATATTATAATTATCCATTTTGGTTAAATACATATGGTATACATATGGATTATGATTCAACTACCACACATATTCCAAATGCGAATAGATTTTCAGGCAGCATTGAAAATGTTAATACAGGTATAAGATTATGTGGAAAGTGGAATCGTTTAGATGGCTTAAGATTGGAATTGCCAACTGAAAGAAAAGTCGAAATAGATAAGGTTGCAGGAAGTAATTGGTGGTTTGGGGAACTTGATAAAATTGATTGGGACAAAAATATTATTGGAAATAAAAATAGAAGGGCATTACAAACATTTGGTGTAGATGGTTTATCAATATTTAATCAATACGGGCTTGAAACAAGGGGCGTAATAAAACTTAATGGAATACATCCAACTTCTCCTCCAAAGAAAAATTGGAAAATTTATCATAACGCATATAGTAATGCTGATTACGGATTATATTTTAATTATAATAATAAAAATAAATTGAGAATTACAGATGATGGAGAAGATAGGGGAACTTTTATGTTTACAGGTTTTATTAAATTGAATGGATTTAATGCTAATGATGTCCCAGATAATTATTGGACTATTTATCATAATGCAGGTGGTAATAGTGATTATGGATTAATTTTCAAAGATAATAATAAAAGATATCTTACATTAAGAAATAGTTGTGTTGGAATAGGTGAAAATGCAGGAAGTCCAGCATATACATTACATGTTGCAGGAAATTCGTATTGTACCTCCGGGCAATGGATTGGTTCAGATTTAAAGTTAAAAAAGAACATAAGAAGTATTAATAATGCGATGAAAATGGTTAATACCCTTGAAGGGAAACGATATGAATTGAAATCTGCTTATACAAAAAATACTTTTGTTAACAACTATACCTATGGTTTAATTGCCAATGAAGTTAAAGAATTGATTCCTGAATTGGTAAGTTATGATAGTATCTCTGATTTACTTGCATTAAATTATGATGGCTTTATTCCTATTTTAATTGAAGCAATAAAAGAACAACAGAATGAAATAGAGGAATTGAAAATCGAAATTTCAAAAATAAATCAAGAATTAGAATCATTTAAAGATATAAATACAGCTACAGATATTAAGGATAATTCTAAAATAGAATTAAAGCAAAATGTTCCCAATCCATTTAATAAAAATACAATTATTGATGTTTTTATTCCTAATGATATTAAATCAGCAATGTTAATTATTTGTGACCTTAGGGGGACTCAAATTCAAAATTATGAGATTACCTTAAGAGGTAACACTTCTATAACTATTTATGGCTATACATTAAATACTGGAATGTATTTATATTCTTTGATAGCCAATAATAAATTAGTAGATACAAAACAGATGATATTAACTGAATAA
- a CDS encoding AbrB/MazE/SpoVT family DNA-binding domain-containing protein — protein sequence MEISIIPIGNSKGIRLSKTLLEKYNIRDKIELILEKGYIILKPISKPRKGWEKAFEKMSKNEDDKLLFNDVFQDENLDEWN from the coding sequence ATGGAAATATCAATAATACCAATCGGAAACTCCAAGGGGATTAGATTAAGTAAAACCTTATTGGAAAAATATAACATCAGGGATAAAATTGAATTAATTCTTGAAAAGGGATACATCATCTTAAAACCAATATCTAAACCAAGAAAAGGTTGGGAAAAAGCATTTGAGAAAATGAGCAAAAATGAAGATGATAAATTATTATTTAATGATGTATTTCAAGACGAAAATTTAGACGAATGGAATTAA
- a CDS encoding type II toxin-antitoxin system PemK/MazF family toxin gives MELNQYQIVLVNFDPTIGSEIKKTRPGVIISPNEMNKYLRTIVVAPMTTKSKKYPTRVEIKHDNKIGWIVLDQIKTIDKQRIIKSFGRLTQPDIKKLKSILKETYID, from the coding sequence ATGGAATTAAATCAATATCAGATAGTCTTAGTTAATTTTGATCCAACAATTGGAAGTGAGATTAAAAAAACACGACCTGGTGTTATTATTTCTCCAAATGAAATGAATAAATATTTAAGGACAATTGTTGTTGCTCCAATGACAACTAAATCAAAAAAATATCCAACACGAGTAGAAATAAAACATGACAATAAAATCGGATGGATTGTTTTGGATCAGATAAAAACAATTGATAAGCAACGAATAATTAAGAGTTTTGGCAGATTAACACAACCAGATATTAAAAAATTAAAATCAATTTTAAAAGAAACATACATAGACTAA
- a CDS encoding alpha/beta hydrolase, whose product MNNPRKYGKAPYNIVVIHGGPGAPGELALIAKELSENFGIIEPLQTEKSIKGQVQELHTIINNFTDIPVKLIGHSWGAWLAFIYTANFTSFVDKLILVGAGAFEEKYNPDLMKIRLNRLSENENSEAQNLLELLNNPNYAKNNEIFKQFGKLMSKTDAFNPLSLESDVLEYQPDIFQSVWKEAKELRKSGKLLKSGYKIKCPVVAIHGDYDPHPIKGVEEPLSKTLIDFKFIKLDKCGHCPWNEKNARDEFFNILRKELL is encoded by the coding sequence ATGAATAATCCAAGAAAATACGGAAAAGCACCATACAATATTGTGGTTATTCATGGCGGGCCTGGTGCTCCTGGAGAACTTGCTCTTATTGCAAAAGAATTATCCGAAAATTTTGGCATTATAGAACCTTTACAAACCGAAAAATCTATTAAAGGGCAAGTTCAGGAATTACATACAATTATAAATAACTTTACTGATATTCCCGTTAAATTGATTGGACATTCATGGGGAGCATGGTTAGCTTTTATCTATACAGCAAATTTTACATCCTTTGTTGATAAATTAATTCTTGTAGGAGCGGGAGCATTTGAAGAAAAATATAATCCTGACCTTATGAAAATCAGATTGAATCGCCTTTCTGAAAATGAAAACTCAGAAGCTCAAAATCTTTTAGAATTATTGAATAATCCAAACTATGCAAAGAATAATGAAATATTCAAACAATTTGGAAAACTAATGTCTAAAACAGATGCTTTTAATCCTTTATCTCTTGAAAGTGATGTATTAGAGTATCAACCCGACATTTTTCAAAGTGTTTGGAAAGAAGCTAAAGAATTGAGAAAAAGCGGAAAACTTTTAAAATCAGGATATAAAATAAAGTGTCCGGTTGTTGCAATTCATGGTGATTATGACCCACACCCAATAAAAGGTGTTGAAGAGCCGTTATCTAAAACATTAATAGATTTTAAGTTCATTAAACTTGATAAATGCGGACATTGTCCGTGGAATGAGAAAAATGCAAGAGATGAATTTTTTAATATTCTTAGGAAAGAACTATTATAA
- a CDS encoding glycoside hydrolase family 127 protein — protein sequence MKKNIQYFIIIFLFSSCSTNKNNMNDYPVKPVPFTNVQFTDNFWLPRLDTNRIITIPYDFKKCEETGRIDNFTIAGKLKKGSFVGIRYNDSDVYKVIEGASYSLSIYPDAELEKYLDNLIEKIAAAQEDDGYLYTCRTINPDSLPPHTGDTRWSQLKDSHELYNIGHMYEAAVAYYKATGKKSLLNVAIKSADLINKEFGPKENQLHGVPGHQEIEIGLVKLYRVTGKEKYLNLAKYFLDQRGNSESRKLYVYGANNSNIVYTQDHKPVIQQFEAIGHAVRAVYMYSAMTDIAAITGDKDYKNAINKLWQNVVTKKIYITGGIGAKQAGEAFGDNYFLPNLSAYNETCAAVANMLWNQRLFLLNGDAKYIDVTERTLYNGFLSGISIHGDEFFYPNPLESDGSHKRKPWFNCSCCPTNVVRFLPSLPGYVYAHKKNELFINLFISNKAEINMNFGDIKVSQSTNYPWQGDVKININPEQKTNFTVSIRIPGWLNKPLPGDLYSFMTNIDNKLIIKVNNEAVKYDIVNAYAKINRNWEKDDIIELNFPMPVRKVIANNKVVENHGKFSLEKGPIVYCAEWADNEGKVRNLLLNKTDSLTVEFKDDLIDGVNILKGNAKALSISEKDNTIIKKEQNFTAIPYYAWAHRGSGEMIVWLPYEESAANPTLPPTIASESKVSASYYYDVITAINDQIIPKNSNDHEIPRLTFWSHKGTTEWVQYDFDKETTISFVHIYWFDDGPNGGCRIPKNWKLMYKKENVWKEVFKHGKYPISKDEFNSIEISPVKTKALKLVVKLQENYSGGILEWKVE from the coding sequence ATGAAAAAAAATATCCAATATTTTATAATAATATTTTTATTTAGTTCATGCTCAACTAATAAAAATAATATGAATGATTACCCTGTAAAACCGGTACCTTTTACTAATGTGCAGTTTACTGATAATTTCTGGCTGCCGAGATTAGATACTAACAGAATTATTACTATTCCTTATGACTTCAAAAAATGTGAAGAAACAGGAAGAATAGATAATTTTACAATAGCAGGCAAACTGAAAAAAGGTTCTTTTGTTGGTATCAGATATAATGATTCCGATGTTTATAAAGTTATTGAAGGAGCTTCCTATTCTTTAAGTATATATCCTGATGCCGAATTAGAAAAATACTTAGATAATTTAATTGAAAAAATAGCAGCAGCACAGGAAGATGATGGCTACCTATACACTTGCAGAACCATAAATCCTGACAGTTTACCACCACACACAGGTGATACACGATGGTCTCAGCTAAAAGACAGTCATGAGCTATACAACATTGGTCATATGTATGAAGCTGCAGTTGCATATTATAAAGCAACAGGAAAAAAATCGCTTTTAAATGTTGCTATTAAAAGTGCCGACTTGATAAATAAAGAGTTTGGACCGAAAGAAAATCAACTTCACGGAGTCCCCGGTCATCAGGAAATTGAAATTGGATTAGTAAAATTATACAGAGTTACCGGTAAAGAAAAATATTTGAACCTTGCTAAATATTTTCTTGACCAAAGGGGCAATTCCGAAAGTCGTAAATTATATGTTTACGGAGCTAATAATAGTAATATAGTTTATACTCAAGACCATAAACCTGTAATACAACAATTCGAAGCTATTGGACATGCCGTAAGAGCAGTTTATATGTATTCGGCAATGACTGATATTGCTGCCATTACTGGCGATAAGGATTATAAAAACGCAATAAATAAGCTTTGGCAAAATGTAGTTACAAAGAAAATTTATATTACAGGTGGAATAGGTGCAAAACAAGCAGGTGAAGCTTTTGGCGATAATTATTTCTTACCTAACCTATCTGCATATAACGAAACATGTGCTGCTGTAGCCAACATGCTTTGGAACCAACGTTTATTCCTGTTAAATGGCGATGCTAAATATATTGATGTTACGGAAAGAACTTTATATAATGGATTTCTGTCAGGAATTTCTATACATGGTGATGAGTTTTTTTATCCAAACCCATTAGAATCCGATGGCAGCCATAAAAGAAAACCATGGTTTAATTGTTCTTGCTGCCCCACTAATGTTGTGCGTTTTTTACCTTCGCTTCCCGGATATGTTTATGCTCACAAAAAAAATGAATTATTTATAAATCTGTTTATAAGTAATAAAGCTGAAATAAATATGAATTTTGGTGATATTAAAGTTTCACAATCTACTAATTACCCATGGCAAGGAGATGTTAAAATAAATATAAATCCTGAACAAAAAACTAATTTCACAGTATCAATAAGGATACCTGGATGGTTGAATAAACCTTTACCTGGTGATTTATATAGTTTTATGACAAATATTGATAATAAATTGATAATAAAAGTTAATAACGAAGCAGTTAAATATGATATAGTAAATGCTTATGCAAAAATTAACAGAAACTGGGAAAAAGATGATATTATAGAGCTTAACTTCCCTATGCCTGTAAGAAAAGTTATTGCCAACAATAAAGTTGTTGAAAACCACGGAAAATTTTCACTCGAAAAAGGGCCTATAGTTTATTGTGCCGAATGGGCTGATAATGAAGGCAAAGTAAGAAACTTATTATTGAATAAAACCGATTCTTTAACAGTTGAATTTAAGGATGATCTAATAGATGGTGTTAATATTCTTAAAGGCAATGCAAAAGCATTATCAATAAGTGAAAAAGATAATACAATAATAAAAAAGGAACAAAACTTTACTGCAATTCCTTATTATGCATGGGCTCATCGTGGCAGTGGCGAGATGATTGTTTGGTTACCTTATGAAGAATCGGCTGCTAATCCAACACTTCCGCCTACAATTGCATCTGAAAGTAAAGTATCCGCCTCATATTATTATGATGTAATTACTGCTATTAATGACCAAATTATCCCGAAAAATTCTAATGACCATGAAATACCAAGATTAACTTTCTGGAGTCATAAAGGAACAACAGAATGGGTACAATATGATTTTGATAAAGAAACAACAATAAGTTTTGTCCATATTTACTGGTTTGATGATGGACCAAACGGTGGTTGCCGTATTCCAAAAAACTGGAAACTTATGTATAAAAAAGAAAATGTATGGAAAGAAGTTTTTAAGCATGGCAAATACCCAATCTCTAAAGACGAATTTAATTCTATTGAAATTTCACCTGTAAAGACAAAAGCACTAAAATTAGTGGTTAAATTACAAGAAAACTATTCAGGCGGTATTCTTGAATGGAAAGTAGAATAA
- a CDS encoding aminoacyl-histidine dipeptidase: MGELSNLYPKALWQNFESLTQIPRPSKKEKRIIEFMKKFGEELNLETIVDDVENVIIKKPATPGMENRKVVVLQGHLDMVPQKNSDVVHDFEKDPIQAYVDGEWVTAKGTTLGADNGMGVAAAMAVLQAKDIEHGPVEALFTIDEETGMTGAFGLKSGLLDGDILLNMDSEDEGELYIGCAGGVNANVKYKFEKKSVPSDSVAFKLSLTGLKGGHSGLDIALGRGNTNKLLNRFLWHASNEHGLRIANIDGGSLRNAIPRDSFAVVTVPNSNKEDILKCVEKYNELYKKELVLTEPELKFVAEPTNMPEFVIDEITQKNLLAAVYACPNGVIGMVMDMPGVVETSTNMATIKFENDEIDIVCLLRSSNDSKKDDLMYMIQNVFELGGAKIIFDGTYPGWKPNLDSSILKTMKDVYKNKYGKIPEVKVIHAGLECGIIGDAYPDMDLISYGPTIRFPHSPDEKVNIDTVKKFWDFTVETLKNIPVK; this comes from the coding sequence ATGGGCGAATTAAGTAATTTATATCCAAAAGCATTGTGGCAAAATTTCGAAAGTTTAACTCAAATTCCAAGACCTTCAAAAAAAGAGAAAAGAATAATTGAGTTTATGAAGAAGTTTGGTGAAGAATTAAACTTAGAAACAATAGTTGATGATGTTGAAAATGTTATAATAAAAAAACCAGCCACTCCGGGAATGGAAAATCGCAAAGTGGTTGTTTTGCAGGGACATCTTGATATGGTTCCACAAAAAAACTCAGATGTTGTTCATGATTTTGAAAAAGACCCTATTCAGGCTTATGTTGATGGCGAATGGGTAACAGCTAAAGGTACAACTCTTGGTGCTGATAACGGAATGGGAGTAGCCGCAGCTATGGCTGTTTTACAAGCTAAAGATATTGAGCATGGCCCGGTTGAAGCATTGTTTACAATTGATGAAGAAACTGGCATGACAGGTGCATTTGGTTTAAAATCAGGTTTATTAGACGGAGATATTTTACTGAACATGGATTCGGAAGATGAAGGAGAACTTTATATTGGCTGTGCAGGCGGAGTAAATGCTAATGTTAAATATAAATTTGAAAAAAAATCTGTTCCTTCTGATTCTGTTGCTTTTAAATTAAGCCTTACAGGATTAAAAGGCGGACATTCGGGATTGGATATTGCACTTGGCAGAGGAAATACAAACAAACTTTTGAACCGCTTTTTATGGCATGCAAGTAATGAACATGGATTACGAATAGCCAATATTGATGGTGGAAGTTTAAGAAATGCAATTCCAAGAGATTCTTTTGCTGTTGTTACGGTTCCTAACTCAAATAAAGAAGATATTCTCAAATGTGTTGAAAAATATAATGAATTATATAAGAAAGAACTGGTATTAACTGAACCTGAACTTAAATTTGTTGCTGAACCTACAAACATGCCTGAATTTGTTATTGATGAGATTACACAAAAAAATCTTTTAGCAGCAGTTTATGCTTGTCCTAATGGTGTAATTGGTATGGTAATGGATATGCCCGGTGTTGTAGAAACTTCTACAAATATGGCAACTATTAAATTTGAAAATGACGAAATTGATATTGTATGTTTGCTCAGAAGTTCAAATGATTCAAAAAAAGATGACCTGATGTATATGATTCAAAATGTTTTTGAACTAGGTGGAGCAAAAATTATTTTTGATGGAACTTATCCCGGATGGAAACCAAACCTTGATTCATCTATTTTGAAAACGATGAAAGATGTATATAAAAATAAGTATGGAAAAATTCCTGAAGTAAAAGTTATACACGCAGGTTTGGAATGTGGAATCATAGGTGATGCATATCCTGATATGGACTTAATATCTTACGGACCAACAATTCGTTTCCCACATTCACCCGATGAAAAAGTTAATATTGATACGGTTAAAAAATTCTGGGATTTTACTGTTGAAACATTAAAAAATATTCCTGTTAAATAA
- a CDS encoding S9 family peptidase: MISIKKITTLIILVLFSLILFSQENNKKITLENIFKEHTFSSKYVYGLRSMNNGMYYTTNEKGTQIVKYSYKTGKIAEVIFDNEKNDNELFKSFYNYEFSNDEQKILLTADLEYIYRHSYTASYYIYNIKSKTIEPLSENGKQQLATFSPDGLKIAFVRDNNLFIKYLTGGEEIQITSDGEHNKIINGAPDWVYEEEFSFSKGFRWSVDGSKLAFYKFDESNVKQYNLTYYGGLYPELYLYKYPKAGEDNSVVSIHIYNLKDKKIKNIDIGEEADQYIPRIKWTKNTDILSIYRMNRLQNKLEILLADANSGKSNVVYTEENKYYIEINDDLTFLEDKKHFVISSIQDGYNHIYLYDIEGNLIKQVTKGSWNVTSFLGYDNEIIYYISTENSPLQHDVYAIGINGLNKRKLSEKSGTNNAVFSKTYSYYINYFSDVNTPYYITLHNTKGKLIRVLEDNIELKNTINEYGFSKKEFFSFKTSENVELNGWIIKPLNFDENKKYPLFMYVYGGPGSQSVRDMWGRRDAWYQLLAQKGYIIVCVDGRGTKGKSEDFEKSTYKQLGKYETIDQIEAAKYLGSKPYIDETRIGIFGWSYGGYMSSLCLMKGADVFKMAIAVAPVTNWRYYDNIYTERYMRTPQENADGYDDNSPINHVEKLIGKFLLVHGTADDNVHYQNSIELTTKLIEANKQFEMMFYPNKNHFINGGNTDIHLYTKMTEFILNNL; this comes from the coding sequence ATGATATCAATAAAAAAGATAACAACGCTTATTATCCTTGTTCTATTTAGCCTTATTTTGTTTTCTCAGGAAAACAACAAAAAAATTACACTTGAAAATATTTTTAAGGAACATACTTTTTCATCAAAATATGTTTATGGCTTACGTTCGATGAATAATGGTATGTATTACACAACCAATGAAAAGGGTACACAAATTGTAAAATACAGTTACAAAACAGGCAAAATTGCTGAGGTGATTTTTGATAATGAAAAAAATGATAATGAGTTATTCAAATCATTTTATAATTACGAATTTAGTAATGATGAACAAAAAATTTTACTTACTGCCGATTTGGAATATATTTATCGCCATTCTTATACAGCATCATACTATATTTATAACATAAAATCAAAAACTATTGAACCATTATCTGAAAATGGAAAACAACAGTTGGCTACTTTTTCGCCTGACGGATTAAAAATCGCTTTTGTAAGAGATAACAATCTGTTTATTAAATATTTAACAGGTGGTGAGGAAATACAAATTACTAGTGATGGTGAACATAATAAAATTATTAATGGTGCACCTGACTGGGTTTATGAAGAGGAATTCTCATTCTCAAAAGGTTTTAGATGGTCAGTTGATGGTTCAAAATTAGCTTTTTACAAGTTTGATGAAAGTAATGTTAAGCAATATAATCTTACCTATTATGGAGGATTATATCCTGAATTATATCTGTATAAATATCCTAAAGCAGGTGAAGATAATTCTGTAGTTAGTATTCATATTTACAATTTAAAAGATAAAAAGATTAAAAATATTGATATTGGAGAAGAAGCCGACCAATATATTCCGAGAATAAAATGGACAAAAAATACTGATATATTAAGTATTTACAGGATGAACCGACTACAGAACAAACTTGAAATATTACTTGCTGATGCAAATTCAGGAAAATCAAATGTAGTATATACTGAAGAAAATAAATATTATATTGAAATTAATGATGATCTTACATTTTTAGAAGATAAAAAGCATTTTGTAATATCAAGCATTCAAGATGGTTACAATCATATTTATTTATATGATATTGAAGGAAATCTTATAAAACAAGTTACAAAAGGAAGTTGGAATGTAACGAGTTTTTTAGGTTATGATAATGAAATAATATATTATATCTCAACAGAAAATTCTCCTTTACAACATGATGTTTATGCAATAGGAATTAATGGACTAAATAAAAGAAAACTTTCTGAAAAATCAGGAACAAATAATGCTGTTTTTAGTAAAACTTACAGTTATTATATTAATTATTTTTCTGATGTAAATACGCCATATTATATAACACTGCACAATACAAAAGGGAAACTAATAAGAGTGCTTGAAGATAATATAGAACTTAAAAATACAATTAATGAATACGGATTTTCAAAAAAAGAATTTTTTTCATTTAAAACATCTGAAAATGTTGAATTAAATGGCTGGATAATTAAACCATTGAATTTTGATGAAAATAAAAAATATCCTTTGTTTATGTATGTTTACGGAGGTCCCGGCTCTCAATCCGTAAGAGATATGTGGGGGAGGAGAGATGCATGGTATCAATTGCTTGCTCAAAAAGGATATATTATTGTTTGTGTTGACGGGCGTGGTACCAAAGGAAAAAGCGAAGATTTTGAAAAATCAACTTATAAACAATTAGGTAAATATGAAACAATTGACCAGATTGAAGCTGCAAAATATCTTGGTTCCAAACCATATATTGATGAAACGAGAATTGGGATATTTGGCTGGAGTTATGGTGGATACATGTCTTCATTATGCCTGATGAAAGGTGCTGATGTTTTTAAAATGGCTATTGCTGTAGCTCCTGTAACAAACTGGAGATATTATGATAATATTTACACAGAACGTTATATGAGAACTCCACAAGAAAATGCCGATGGATATGATGATAATTCTCCTATTAACCATGTGGAAAAGTTAATAGGAAAATTCTTGTTAGTACATGGTACAGCAGATGATAATGTGCATTATCAAAATTCAATAGAATTGACAACTAAATTAATTGAAGCAAATAAACAATTTGAAATGATGTTTTATCCAAATAAAAATCATTTTATTAATGGTGGAAATACTGATATTCATTTATACACAAAAATGACTGAATTTATATTAAATAATTTATAA